Proteins co-encoded in one Candidatus Rokuibacteriota bacterium genomic window:
- a CDS encoding response regulator, whose translation MAGKMVPERVEVTPGRPCPTVLVVDDEPAIASLLADLLELDGYRVTTAPNGLAALDRLQAGGFDAIVSDVRMPELDGPGLYREVERLDPSLAQRMVFVTGNMLTDDTADFFAATGAPCLRKPFAQGDVQRVLRQVLAASR comes from the coding sequence ATGGCTGGGAAGATGGTGCCAGAGCGCGTCGAGGTCACGCCGGGCAGGCCGTGTCCCACTGTCCTGGTGGTCGACGACGAGCCGGCAATCGCATCTCTCCTGGCGGACCTCCTGGAGCTGGATGGCTACAGGGTCACCACGGCGCCGAACGGCCTGGCGGCGCTGGACCGGCTCCAGGCGGGTGGCTTCGACGCCATCGTGAGCGACGTGCGCATGCCCGAGCTGGACGGGCCGGGCCTCTACCGTGAGGTGGAGCGGCTGGACCCCTCCCTGGCCCAGCGCATGGTGTTCGTGACTGGCAACATGCTCACTGATGACACGGCCGACTTCTTCGCGGCCACCGGCGCCCCATGCCTCAGGAAGCCCTTCGCGCAGGGTGACGTCCAGCGGGTCCTGCGGCAGGTCCTGGCCGCCTCACGCTGA
- a CDS encoding nitronate monooxygenase — protein sequence MIHTSVCDLLRIRHPIVLGGMAGGTSVPLVAAVSNAGGLGTLGIARTPADQIGKDIDATREATRGSFGVNVLLFVAREHIIDAVLNARPPIFSAAWARADQDLRALFDRAHEGGSQVMYMAGSSAFFGLPPGGTRVTLPPARCGP from the coding sequence ATGATCCACACATCGGTCTGTGACTTGCTGCGGATCCGGCATCCGATCGTGCTGGGGGGCATGGCCGGCGGCACCTCCGTGCCCCTCGTGGCGGCTGTCAGCAACGCGGGTGGCCTGGGGACGCTGGGGATCGCCCGCACCCCGGCCGACCAGATCGGGAAGGACATCGACGCCACCCGGGAGGCGACCCGGGGCTCCTTCGGCGTCAACGTCCTGCTCTTCGTGGCGCGCGAGCACATCATTGACGCGGTCCTCAACGCACGTCCACCGATCTTCTCGGCTGCCTGGGCCCGGGCGGATCAGGACCTGCGGGCGCTCTTCGACCGCGCGCACGAGGGGGGCAGTCAGGTGATGTACATGGCCGGAAGTAGCGCCTTTTTTGGCTTGCCCCCGGGGGGGACTCGCGTTACCCTACCCCCAGCCCGTTGTGGGCCGTGA